One genomic region from Conexibacter woesei DSM 14684 encodes:
- a CDS encoding LuxR family transcriptional regulator gives MRSWGDRRHAVARCHRGGTLGSPGRWPAMIRGVGVPADTLEASPLERENEFAALEARVRAAVERGVGSVLVVTGPAGAGKTTLLGALASSAAPRLRVLNATGADVECDLPFGVVRQLVERPVLALPAAAQAELLAGPASAVRALLNGPVDAPVDSAAAIAHGLYWLLARLTDQQPVCVLVDDAHWCDAESMDALTYVARRADGHPLVLVVATRDDEPDAHAWSRLHAIESTAVLRPAPLSAEASARLVSSFMAAPASAPFASACHRLTAGNPRLLVELLATCRDMAIAPDAAGAAAIATIAPERLGTMVLERIARLGDHALALSRAVAVLEHGRMSDTAAVALLDAVDAEHAARRLVDGALLLDELPLRFVHPLTGAIVLGQLGSAERDGAHRRAAAVLASHDRDAAALHLLRCEPAGESWAAETLRDAAHAALRRGTPAAAVRLLDRALAEGGQGTAIRAELAGALLAAGDPRAVEELHWAVRACRDDPSRRAALVAQLALAQFTTGDVAACTRTLRAALDDLAPLDDGGGVGGIEIVATAALLPQGDQTLRAAAVLRARSMTGDPRLGAIAAIDRVCRGEPASETTPGAAARLRELVGSAGGDVAPAFHVLVWALACYDEVDVASDALEHAFDVAREHGSRLRYGMACYLRAWTRWCRGDLLGVLADVDETLAFAAEGGAIAVPNMLWEQAECRLARGNVAGCAAALDAGFAAVDSTRWELAGAWLRHGRAGQLLRAGEPVGALREALAAGELFSSMDMPSPAVVDWRGRAVRAAVAVGELDRARAIAADGVTRAEVIGTPRTLALAGLADALTHDGDARVERLQAAALHAAAGPSPLVRAEVLLELGRALRHQRRPSDARTPLRQAIDLTRAAGATALAAEALSELEATGARRRREPAWGVESLTPREHELAQLAARGLTNTQIAERLFITRKTVETHMSAVLRKLEIGSRQELNVLLSGPEDRREATTLDR, from the coding sequence GTGAGATCATGGGGCGACCGTAGACACGCTGTCGCGCGCTGTCATCGGGGAGGCACCCTGGGATCGCCCGGCCGCTGGCCTGCGATGATCCGCGGCGTGGGGGTCCCGGCGGACACGCTCGAGGCAAGTCCGCTGGAGCGGGAGAACGAGTTTGCGGCGCTGGAGGCGCGTGTGCGTGCGGCGGTCGAGCGTGGCGTCGGCTCCGTGCTCGTCGTGACCGGGCCGGCCGGCGCCGGCAAGACGACGCTGCTCGGCGCGCTGGCCAGCAGCGCTGCACCGCGGCTGCGCGTGCTGAACGCCACGGGCGCTGATGTCGAGTGCGACCTGCCGTTCGGCGTCGTGCGCCAACTCGTCGAGCGTCCGGTGCTGGCGCTTCCGGCGGCGGCTCAGGCCGAGCTGCTCGCCGGTCCGGCCTCGGCCGTGCGGGCGCTGCTGAACGGCCCCGTCGACGCGCCGGTCGACAGTGCGGCGGCGATCGCGCACGGTCTCTACTGGTTGCTGGCCCGGCTGACCGACCAGCAGCCTGTCTGCGTGCTCGTCGATGACGCGCACTGGTGCGACGCCGAGTCGATGGACGCGCTCACCTACGTCGCACGCCGCGCCGACGGCCATCCGCTGGTGCTCGTCGTGGCCACCCGTGACGACGAGCCCGACGCGCACGCCTGGAGTCGGCTCCACGCCATCGAGTCGACCGCCGTGCTGCGTCCCGCACCGCTGAGCGCCGAGGCGAGCGCCCGGCTCGTCAGCAGCTTCATGGCCGCGCCCGCCAGCGCCCCGTTCGCCAGCGCGTGTCATCGCCTGACTGCGGGCAACCCGCGCCTGCTGGTCGAGCTGCTTGCCACCTGCCGCGACATGGCCATCGCCCCCGACGCTGCGGGTGCGGCTGCCATTGCCACGATCGCGCCGGAGCGGCTCGGGACGATGGTCCTCGAGCGGATCGCGCGACTCGGCGACCACGCGCTGGCGCTGTCCCGCGCGGTCGCGGTCCTCGAGCACGGGCGCATGTCGGACACGGCGGCGGTGGCACTGCTCGACGCCGTCGACGCCGAGCATGCCGCCCGCCGGCTCGTCGATGGGGCGCTCCTCCTCGACGAGCTGCCGCTGCGGTTCGTCCATCCGCTCACCGGCGCGATCGTGCTGGGCCAGCTCGGCAGCGCCGAGCGCGACGGCGCGCACCGTCGCGCCGCCGCGGTGCTCGCGTCGCACGACCGCGACGCTGCTGCCCTGCATCTCTTGCGCTGCGAGCCTGCGGGGGAATCGTGGGCGGCGGAGACGCTGCGCGACGCCGCCCACGCTGCGCTGCGCCGGGGCACGCCGGCCGCCGCGGTCCGGCTGCTCGATCGAGCGCTCGCCGAAGGCGGGCAGGGCACGGCGATCCGCGCCGAGCTCGCGGGTGCGCTCCTCGCCGCGGGCGACCCGCGCGCCGTCGAGGAGCTGCACTGGGCGGTGCGCGCCTGCCGGGACGATCCGTCGCGACGAGCGGCGCTCGTCGCCCAGCTCGCGCTGGCGCAGTTCACCACCGGGGACGTCGCCGCATGCACGCGCACCCTGCGTGCCGCGCTCGACGACCTCGCGCCACTGGATGATGGCGGCGGCGTGGGTGGCATCGAAATCGTGGCGACCGCTGCGCTGCTGCCCCAGGGCGATCAGACGTTGCGCGCGGCTGCCGTGCTGCGGGCGCGATCGATGACCGGCGATCCGCGCCTCGGGGCGATCGCGGCGATCGATCGGGTCTGCCGCGGCGAACCGGCGTCAGAGACGACGCCAGGGGCGGCGGCACGGCTTCGCGAGCTCGTCGGGTCGGCCGGCGGCGACGTCGCCCCGGCCTTCCACGTGCTCGTCTGGGCGCTGGCGTGCTACGACGAGGTCGATGTCGCCTCTGACGCGCTCGAGCACGCCTTCGACGTCGCCCGCGAGCACGGATCGCGCCTGCGCTACGGGATGGCGTGCTACCTCCGAGCGTGGACACGATGGTGTCGCGGTGACCTGCTTGGTGTGCTCGCGGATGTCGACGAAACCCTCGCCTTCGCGGCAGAGGGGGGCGCGATCGCGGTGCCGAACATGCTCTGGGAGCAGGCCGAGTGCCGGCTCGCCCGCGGCAACGTTGCGGGATGCGCCGCAGCGCTGGACGCGGGGTTCGCCGCCGTCGACTCGACCCGGTGGGAGTTGGCGGGCGCGTGGCTCCGTCACGGGCGCGCGGGGCAGCTCCTGCGTGCGGGCGAGCCCGTCGGGGCACTGCGCGAGGCGCTCGCGGCGGGCGAGCTCTTCTCGTCGATGGACATGCCCAGCCCGGCTGTCGTGGACTGGCGGGGGCGGGCTGTGCGCGCCGCGGTGGCCGTCGGCGAGCTCGACCGGGCGCGGGCGATCGCTGCCGACGGCGTGACGCGCGCCGAGGTGATCGGCACGCCTCGCACGCTGGCGCTCGCTGGCCTCGCGGACGCGCTCACGCACGACGGCGACGCGCGCGTCGAGCGCCTGCAGGCGGCCGCCCTGCACGCAGCCGCCGGTCCGAGCCCGCTCGTCCGAGCGGAGGTCCTGCTCGAGCTCGGCCGCGCGCTCCGTCACCAGCGCCGTCCGAGCGACGCCCGAACGCCGCTGCGCCAAGCGATCGACCTCACGCGGGCCGCCGGCGCGACCGCCTTGGCCGCAGAGGCGCTCTCAGAGCTTGAGGCCACGGGCGCCCGACGCCGCCGTGAGCCCGCATGGGGGGTGGAGTCGCTGACGCCGCGAGAGCACGAGCTCGCTCAGCTCGCCGCGCGCGGCCTGACCAATACGCAGATCGCCGAGCGTCTGTTCATCACGCGCAAGACGGTGGAGACCCACATGTCGGCGGTGTTGCGCAAGCTCGAGATCGGCTCGCGCCAGGAGCTGAACGTGCTCCTGTCGGGTCCGGAGGACCGACGCGAAGCCACGACACTTGACCGGTGA
- a CDS encoding TetR/AcrR family transcriptional regulator, giving the protein MPDQPSSLRARRRAETQRTIQAHAVRLFTERGYDATTIAAVADAAGVSPMTVYRSFPTKEDLVLLDQRDRLVAERIAASPTAQPLVRRIGAALIESAARLTGRDPGDDLTTDEQFLLARVQLMISTPALRAKHLDSNYALQQAIVDALGDDGGDPDTAFHAHAAASACLAAMHTALVRWAESDGRAELPDLIGQALAAAFGDNVIDPTPEDQGATTM; this is encoded by the coding sequence ATGCCCGATCAGCCTTCGAGCTTGCGAGCGCGGCGACGAGCCGAGACGCAGCGCACGATCCAGGCGCACGCCGTGCGGCTGTTCACCGAACGCGGCTACGACGCCACGACCATCGCCGCCGTCGCGGACGCCGCGGGCGTGTCTCCGATGACGGTGTATCGGAGCTTCCCCACCAAGGAAGACCTCGTGCTCCTCGACCAGCGCGACCGGCTCGTCGCCGAGCGGATCGCCGCGTCGCCCACAGCACAGCCGCTGGTCCGCCGCATCGGCGCCGCGCTGATCGAGTCGGCCGCGAGACTGACCGGCCGCGACCCGGGTGACGACCTGACGACCGACGAGCAGTTCCTGCTCGCTCGCGTGCAGCTCATGATCTCGACGCCGGCCCTGCGAGCCAAGCACCTGGACAGCAACTACGCGCTCCAGCAGGCGATCGTCGACGCCCTCGGAGACGATGGCGGCGACCCGGACACGGCGTTCCACGCCCATGCGGCGGCCAGCGCCTGCCTGGCCGCCATGCACACGGCATTGGTGCGCTGGGCTGAGAGCGACGGAAGAGCCGAGCTGCCCGACCTGATCGGACAGGCACTCGCCGCAGCCTTCGGCGACAACGTCATCGACCCCACCCCTGAGGATCAGGGTGCCACCACGATGTAA
- a CDS encoding SDR family oxidoreductase, producing MSDLSGRTALVTGASRGIGQAIASRLAAQGATVVVHFGTDEDGAAATVDEIERAGGTALAVRAELGVDDDVETLFAGVEAGLAGRPLDILVNNAAAAPAGPLGATTRAEFDRLFAVNVRAPYFIVQRALPLLRDGGRIITISSVATRMANPAQTSFAMTKGAVETMSMTLANELGVRGITVNAVAPGATRTATNGAVFEAPGLVELIAATTALDRLGGPGDVADVVAFLASDAARWITGQVIDASGGLFLGPRT from the coding sequence ATGAGTGATCTGAGCGGCAGAACGGCTCTCGTGACCGGGGCCTCGCGCGGCATCGGACAGGCCATCGCGAGCAGGCTTGCGGCACAGGGCGCGACGGTCGTCGTGCACTTCGGCACCGACGAGGACGGTGCGGCGGCGACGGTCGACGAGATCGAGCGCGCCGGTGGGACGGCGCTCGCCGTTCGCGCTGAGCTGGGCGTGGACGATGACGTCGAGACGCTGTTCGCGGGAGTCGAGGCCGGCCTGGCCGGGCGGCCGCTCGACATCCTCGTCAACAACGCGGCGGCCGCGCCGGCAGGCCCGCTCGGAGCCACGACCCGCGCGGAGTTCGACCGCCTCTTCGCAGTGAACGTGCGAGCGCCGTACTTCATCGTCCAGCGCGCGCTGCCGCTGCTCCGCGACGGCGGCCGCATCATCACGATCTCGTCCGTGGCGACTCGCATGGCCAACCCCGCGCAGACGTCGTTCGCGATGACGAAGGGCGCGGTCGAGACGATGAGCATGACCCTCGCCAACGAGCTCGGCGTCCGGGGCATCACCGTGAACGCGGTCGCTCCCGGCGCCACCCGGACGGCGACCAACGGAGCGGTCTTCGAAGCGCCGGGCCTGGTCGAGCTGATCGCCGCGACGACGGCGCTCGACCGGCTGGGCGGGCCCGGCGACGTCGCCGACGTCGTCGCGTTCCTCGCCTCCGACGCTGCGCGCTGGATCACCGGCCAGGTGATCGACGCGAGCGGGGGCCTGTTCCTCGGCCCGCGCACCTGA
- a CDS encoding enoyl-CoA hydratase/isomerase family protein codes for MEPLVTLHVHDGVATLRIDRPPLNALNEQLLDRLRALAAEVDRRADVGAVVLTGGPKVFAAGADIKEIAARSYAEMADAVQHLQDGFSSIARIRVPVVAAIAGYALGGGCELALCADHRVAASNAQLGLPEILLGVIPGGGGTQRLARLIGPARAKQLIFSGRMLDAAEALELDLVDEVVAPERLEAHAHAWADRLARGPRHALRAAKEAIDRGLDTDLETGLAIERARFATLFATEDRTIGMESFAEHGLGKARFVGG; via the coding sequence ATGGAACCGCTCGTCACCCTGCACGTCCACGACGGCGTCGCAACGCTGCGCATCGACCGCCCTCCCCTCAACGCGCTGAACGAGCAGCTCCTCGATCGACTGCGCGCGCTCGCCGCCGAGGTCGACCGCCGCGCCGACGTCGGCGCGGTCGTGCTGACCGGCGGCCCGAAGGTGTTCGCCGCCGGCGCGGACATCAAGGAGATCGCCGCGCGCTCCTACGCGGAGATGGCCGACGCCGTCCAGCACCTCCAGGACGGCTTCTCGTCGATCGCGCGGATTCGTGTGCCGGTCGTCGCCGCGATCGCCGGCTACGCGCTCGGCGGCGGCTGCGAGCTGGCGCTGTGCGCCGACCACCGCGTCGCGGCGAGCAACGCGCAGCTCGGACTGCCCGAGATCCTGCTCGGCGTGATCCCGGGGGGCGGCGGGACGCAGCGGCTCGCGCGGCTGATCGGGCCGGCGCGCGCCAAGCAGCTGATCTTCAGCGGCCGCATGCTGGACGCAGCGGAGGCATTGGAGCTGGACCTCGTCGACGAGGTCGTCGCACCCGAGCGACTGGAGGCCCACGCTCACGCGTGGGCAGACCGCCTTGCCCGCGGCCCGCGTCACGCGCTGCGCGCCGCCAAGGAGGCGATCGACCGCGGGCTCGACACCGACCTCGAGACCGGTCTCGCGATCGAGCGCGCACGCTTCGCCACCCTCTTCGCGACCGAGGACCGCACGATCGGGATGGAGTCGTTCGCCGAGCACGGCCTCGGCAAGGCGCGCTTCGTCGGGGGCTAG
- a CDS encoding SDR family NAD(P)-dependent oxidoreductase: MEIKGIAALVTGGASGLGHATALALAEAGARVTVGDLPAALAAAEPPAEVERVATDVTDAAQVTAAVAAAAARGPLRVVVNCAGIGLPRRILPKGRAVDVEAMTREIAVNLLGTIHVVTAAAPAIAAQDVLGEERGVIVNTASAAAFDGQLGQLGYAASKGGVVAATLPAARELASHRIRVVTIAPGLFDTPLLGTLSDEVRAALAAQVPHPARLGRPPEFALTVLQAIGNPLLNGEVIRLDGALRMGPG; this comes from the coding sequence ATGGAGATCAAAGGAATCGCCGCGCTGGTGACCGGAGGCGCCAGCGGGCTCGGTCATGCCACCGCTCTCGCGTTGGCCGAAGCGGGCGCCCGCGTCACGGTGGGCGACCTTCCCGCCGCGCTCGCGGCAGCAGAGCCGCCCGCGGAGGTCGAGCGCGTCGCGACCGACGTCACCGACGCCGCGCAGGTCACGGCGGCCGTCGCGGCCGCGGCCGCACGCGGTCCGCTGCGCGTCGTCGTCAACTGCGCGGGCATCGGGCTGCCGCGCCGGATCCTGCCGAAGGGGAGAGCGGTCGACGTCGAGGCGATGACCCGCGAGATCGCCGTCAACCTGCTCGGCACGATCCACGTCGTGACCGCGGCGGCACCCGCGATCGCGGCCCAGGACGTGCTCGGCGAGGAGCGGGGCGTGATCGTCAACACCGCCTCGGCCGCGGCCTTCGACGGGCAGCTCGGGCAGCTCGGCTACGCAGCCTCCAAGGGCGGCGTGGTCGCCGCCACGCTGCCGGCCGCGCGCGAGCTGGCGTCCCATCGCATCCGCGTCGTCACGATCGCGCCGGGGCTGTTCGACACGCCGCTGCTCGGCACGCTGTCGGACGAGGTTCGTGCCGCCCTCGCGGCGCAGGTCCCGCACCCGGCCCGGCTCGGCCGCCCGCCCGAGTTCGCCCTCACCGTCCTGCAGGCGATCGGCAACCCGCTGCTCAACGGCGAGGTGATCCGTCTCGACGGGGCGCTGCGCATGGGGCCCGGCTGA
- a CDS encoding ABC1 kinase family protein — MAPTTKREGWRALATLQREAVRAVVRRTAAPAELDDADARRQELAKVAVRLAGSSVRARVRALFAGPRGRRRIREEAARRAARDVAETMGNMKGLAMKFGQFASFAGGLSATAEEELEGLQAGAPPMGFDVVRAVLERELGNDVLRSFAHFDETPLASASVGQVHAARLRDGREVVVKVQYPGIESAILADFDNLALLTRAYGTKRVDFDMEAVLEDLCAMMRDEFDYAREAENQRAFADRYRGHPAVKIAEVVDELSTRRVLTSERVSGRRLRDVLDDPQERRDAYGEIIHRFALTSIASGVFSGDPHPGNYLFLDDGRVCFLDFGLVKRFEGDGETELALAPIEAALRGDEEALAASLRALGVLPDRGRSNPARLWEELRPLYCGPIDRDEVVQLDPAAYNRAVRLAQRPTAEFYKCRKASRQPPWLSILLRYTMGTFGVLARLRCEANWRSRTEEILLAAPTPGGTR, encoded by the coding sequence ATGGCGCCGACGACGAAGCGGGAGGGCTGGCGCGCGCTGGCGACGCTCCAGCGCGAGGCCGTGCGGGCGGTCGTGCGGCGCACGGCCGCCCCTGCCGAGCTGGATGACGCGGACGCGCGCCGGCAGGAGCTTGCGAAGGTCGCCGTGCGCCTGGCCGGATCGAGCGTGCGGGCCCGCGTGCGCGCGCTGTTCGCCGGTCCCCGCGGGCGGCGGCGGATCCGCGAGGAGGCGGCGCGCCGGGCGGCACGCGACGTCGCCGAGACGATGGGCAACATGAAGGGGCTGGCGATGAAGTTCGGCCAGTTCGCGTCGTTCGCCGGCGGGCTGTCGGCGACGGCAGAGGAGGAACTGGAAGGGCTGCAGGCCGGCGCTCCGCCGATGGGCTTCGACGTCGTGCGGGCCGTGCTGGAGCGCGAGCTGGGCAACGACGTGCTGCGCTCGTTCGCCCACTTCGACGAGACGCCGCTGGCCTCCGCGTCGGTCGGCCAGGTCCATGCGGCCCGCCTGCGCGACGGTCGCGAGGTCGTCGTCAAGGTCCAGTATCCGGGGATCGAGTCGGCGATCCTGGCGGACTTCGACAACCTCGCCCTGCTCACGCGCGCCTACGGCACCAAGAGGGTCGACTTCGACATGGAGGCCGTCCTCGAGGACCTCTGCGCGATGATGCGCGACGAGTTCGACTACGCCCGCGAGGCCGAGAACCAGCGTGCTTTCGCCGACCGCTACCGCGGCCATCCGGCCGTCAAGATCGCGGAGGTCGTCGACGAGCTGAGCACCCGCCGTGTGCTGACGTCCGAGCGCGTGTCCGGGCGCCGCCTGCGCGACGTGCTCGACGATCCGCAGGAGCGGCGCGACGCCTACGGCGAGATCATCCACCGCTTTGCGCTGACGTCGATCGCATCCGGCGTCTTCTCGGGCGATCCGCATCCCGGCAACTACCTCTTCCTCGACGACGGGCGCGTCTGCTTCCTCGACTTCGGCCTCGTCAAGCGGTTCGAGGGCGACGGCGAGACAGAGCTGGCCCTCGCGCCGATCGAGGCCGCCCTGCGCGGCGACGAGGAGGCGCTGGCCGCGAGCCTGCGCGCGCTCGGCGTGCTGCCCGACCGCGGCCGCTCCAACCCTGCCCGGCTGTGGGAGGAGCTGCGCCCGCTCTACTGCGGCCCGATCGATCGCGACGAGGTCGTGCAGCTCGATCCCGCGGCGTACAACAGAGCGGTGCGCCTGGCGCAGCGCCCGACGGCCGAGTTCTACAAGTGCCGCAAGGCATCCCGCCAGCCGCCGTGGCTCAGCATCCTGCTGCGCTACACGATGGGCACGTTCGGCGTGCTCGCGCGGCTGCGGTGCGAGGCGAACTGGCGCAGCCGCACCGAGGAGATCCTGCTCGCCGCGCCGACCCCCGGAGGCACACGATGA
- a CDS encoding CocE/NonD family hydrolase, producing MTPPIRIDRDVEMAMRDGVALRGDVWRVDDETPRPALVLRTPYDRANTNSDLLRPLDAATAGYACVVQDTRGRYGSDGDWDILMWEQEARDGYDTIEWAAAQPWCDGNVGTFGASYLGIVQWMSAGERPPHLRAMAPAMTTSGELEALETGGALRLNHVVCWLAYMTLDWLGKQLAAGRPVDPAAVPRLMELVGDASPALEHLPLGEIPHFDFPDFPLPLRTLLQPGLGIAQRFDYERIDAPTLSVVGWYDFLCTATIESHMRLVERGGGGADARARHRLIVGPWIHDGRLPGLQGELNFGVGDGPFAGIHRQHLQFFDHHLKGAAEPLASVQYFLMGADEWRAAEAWPPPEAAAETWLLASGGAANTADGDGTLAPERPAGGAEQDRFAYDPADPVPTHGGRTLPMGTQIAGPFDHARVESRADVLCYSSEPRAEPLDLAGPVSVRLFAASSARDTDFVVRLLDVDPQGRAIPFAEGIQRARFRNGLGDEVLLEPGAVEEYAIALGHTAWRVRPGHRLRLHVTSSSFPAFDRNMNTGGPVGDDAAGVVAQQTVLHSAAHPSALIVHTIRQVVPDGR from the coding sequence ATGACCCCGCCGATCCGCATCGATCGCGACGTCGAGATGGCGATGCGCGACGGCGTCGCGCTGCGCGGCGACGTCTGGCGCGTCGACGACGAGACGCCGCGCCCGGCGCTGGTGCTGCGCACGCCCTACGACCGCGCGAACACGAACAGCGACCTGCTGCGCCCGCTCGACGCGGCGACCGCCGGCTACGCCTGCGTCGTCCAGGACACGCGCGGGCGCTACGGCTCCGACGGCGACTGGGACATCCTGATGTGGGAGCAGGAGGCGCGCGACGGCTACGACACGATCGAGTGGGCGGCCGCGCAGCCATGGTGCGACGGCAACGTCGGCACGTTCGGCGCCTCCTACCTCGGCATCGTGCAGTGGATGAGCGCGGGCGAGCGGCCGCCGCACCTGCGCGCGATGGCGCCGGCGATGACGACCAGCGGCGAGCTGGAGGCGCTGGAGACCGGTGGCGCGCTGCGGCTCAACCACGTCGTCTGCTGGCTCGCCTACATGACGCTCGACTGGCTCGGCAAGCAGCTGGCGGCCGGTCGGCCCGTCGACCCGGCCGCGGTCCCACGCCTGATGGAGCTGGTCGGCGACGCCAGTCCCGCGCTCGAGCACCTGCCGCTCGGCGAGATCCCGCACTTCGACTTCCCCGACTTCCCGCTTCCGCTGCGCACGCTGCTGCAGCCGGGGCTCGGCATCGCGCAGCGGTTCGACTACGAGCGGATCGACGCGCCGACCCTGTCCGTCGTCGGCTGGTACGACTTCCTCTGCACGGCGACGATCGAGAGCCACATGCGGCTCGTGGAACGCGGCGGGGGCGGCGCCGACGCACGTGCGCGCCACCGCCTGATCGTCGGGCCGTGGATCCACGACGGCCGCCTGCCGGGATTGCAGGGCGAGCTGAACTTCGGCGTCGGCGACGGTCCGTTCGCCGGCATCCATCGCCAGCACCTGCAGTTCTTCGACCACCATCTGAAGGGCGCGGCCGAGCCGCTCGCGTCCGTCCAGTACTTCCTGATGGGCGCCGACGAGTGGCGTGCTGCGGAGGCGTGGCCGCCGCCGGAGGCCGCCGCCGAGACGTGGCTGCTCGCGAGCGGCGGCGCGGCCAACACCGCTGACGGCGACGGGACGCTGGCGCCGGAGCGGCCCGCCGGAGGCGCCGAGCAGGATCGCTTCGCGTACGACCCCGCCGACCCGGTGCCGACCCACGGCGGCCGCACGCTGCCGATGGGGACGCAGATCGCGGGCCCGTTCGACCACGCGCGGGTCGAGTCGCGCGCCGACGTGCTCTGCTACTCGTCGGAGCCGCGCGCCGAGCCGCTCGACCTCGCCGGGCCGGTGTCGGTCCGCCTGTTCGCGGCCTCCAGCGCGCGCGACACCGACTTCGTCGTGCGGCTGCTCGACGTCGACCCGCAGGGTCGCGCGATCCCGTTCGCGGAGGGCATCCAGCGGGCGCGCTTCCGCAACGGGCTCGGCGACGAGGTGCTGCTGGAGCCCGGCGCGGTCGAGGAGTACGCGATCGCGCTCGGTCACACGGCGTGGCGGGTCCGTCCGGGCCACCGTCTGCGACTCCACGTCACGAGCAGCAGCTTCCCCGCGTTCGATCGCAACATGAACACGGGTGGCCCGGTCGGCGACGACGCCGCGGGCGTCGTCGCCCAGCAGACGGTCCTGCACAGCGCGGCGCATCCGTCGGCGCTGATCGTTCACACAATCCGACAGGTGGTACCTGATGGCCGTTGA
- a CDS encoding EstA family serine hydrolase, with product MAVEGNVEPRFERVREVFAENFEERDEVGAALCIYHEGRSVVDLWGGIADVDEERPWERDTLGTMDSATKGLTAICALALVEAGELDLDAPVARYWPEFAAAGKQELPVRLLLTHQAGLPAVDRWITMDDFEAWTPVVDALAAQRPYWEPGTAHGYHGITMGHLVGEVVRRISGLTPGAFLRERISPALGGLETWIGLPEAEEPRVAAVTRVELSVEAFSRPSGDARYDAFLQESIALWTDPAYLEAYMDPSKRSDAWFEQERPLSQRSLGPVEIGEDMNSRRHHAVEVPAATGITTSRSLARLWAALIGEVDGARLIGPRLLDEAVRPYAKGPDRVVLADTAWGLGFAVPGGLFFPDFGTGRTFGSPGANGTLAFADPDQSLALGYVRNFQEWQFPDSRSTPLLEAVYACLRE from the coding sequence ATGGCCGTTGAGGGCAACGTCGAGCCGCGCTTCGAGCGCGTGCGGGAGGTCTTCGCCGAGAACTTCGAGGAGCGCGACGAGGTCGGTGCGGCGCTCTGCATCTATCACGAGGGCCGCTCCGTGGTGGACCTGTGGGGCGGGATCGCCGACGTCGACGAGGAGCGCCCGTGGGAGCGGGACACGCTCGGGACGATGGACTCGGCGACGAAGGGGCTGACCGCGATCTGCGCGCTCGCGCTCGTCGAGGCCGGCGAGCTGGACCTCGACGCGCCGGTGGCGCGCTACTGGCCCGAGTTCGCGGCTGCCGGCAAGCAGGAGCTGCCGGTCCGCCTCCTGCTCACGCACCAGGCGGGCCTGCCGGCCGTCGACCGCTGGATCACGATGGACGACTTCGAGGCCTGGACGCCGGTCGTGGACGCGCTCGCGGCGCAGCGCCCGTACTGGGAGCCGGGCACCGCGCACGGCTACCACGGCATCACGATGGGGCATCTCGTCGGCGAGGTCGTCCGCCGCATCAGCGGTCTGACGCCCGGGGCCTTCCTGCGCGAGCGGATCAGCCCCGCGCTCGGCGGCCTGGAGACGTGGATAGGGCTGCCCGAGGCGGAGGAGCCGCGGGTCGCGGCGGTGACGCGCGTGGAGCTGAGCGTCGAGGCGTTCAGCCGGCCCAGCGGCGACGCGCGCTACGACGCGTTCCTGCAGGAGTCGATCGCGCTGTGGACCGACCCGGCATACCTCGAGGCGTACATGGACCCGTCGAAGCGGAGCGACGCCTGGTTCGAGCAGGAGCGGCCGCTCTCGCAGCGGTCGCTGGGTCCCGTCGAGATCGGCGAGGACATGAACAGCCGCCGCCACCACGCGGTCGAGGTGCCGGCCGCGACCGGCATCACGACCTCGCGCTCGCTCGCCCGGCTGTGGGCGGCGCTGATCGGCGAGGTCGACGGGGCGCGGCTGATCGGCCCGCGGCTGCTCGACGAGGCGGTGCGCCCGTACGCCAAGGGTCCGGACAGAGTGGTCCTGGCCGACACCGCCTGGGGGCTCGGCTTCGCCGTGCCGGGCGGCCTGTTCTTCCCCGACTTCGGCACGGGGCGGACGTTCGGCTCGCCCGGCGCGAACGGCACGCTCGCGTTCGCCGACCCCGACCAGTCGCTGGCGCTCGGCTACGTCCGCAACTTCCAGGAGTGGCAGTTCCCCGACTCCCGCTCGACCCCCTTGCTCGAAGCCGTCTACGCCTGCCTGCGCGAGTAG